Proteins from a single region of Microtus ochrogaster isolate Prairie Vole_2 linkage group LG5, MicOch1.0, whole genome shotgun sequence:
- the LOC101987350 gene encoding olfactory receptor 13C7-like encodes MDRSNETSPVTRFILLGLSAHPKLEKTFFLFILLMYLVILLGNGVLILVTILDAHLHTPMYFFLGNLSFLDICYTTSSVPLILDSFLTPRKSISFSACAVQMFLSFAMGATECVLLSMMAFDRYVAICNPLRYPVIMSKAAYVPMAAGSWAGGITNSIVQTSLAMRLPFCGDNVINHFTCEILAVLKLACADISINVISMVVANMIFLAIPVLFIFVSYVFILLTILRIPSAEGRRKAFSTCSAHLTVVIVFYGTILFMYGKPKSKDPLGADKQDLADKLISLFYGVVTPMLNPIIYSLRNKDVRAAVRNLVTQKPITE; translated from the coding sequence ATGGACAGATCCAATGAGACCTCCCCTGTGACCCGCTTCATTCTCCTGGGCCTCTCCGCCCACCCAAAGCTGGAGAAAACCTTCTTCCTGTTTATCCTGCTGATGTACCTGGTGATCCTGCTGGGCAACGGGGTCCTCATCCTGGTGACCATCCTTGACGCCCACCTGCACAcgcccatgtacttcttcctgggGAACCTCTCCTTTCTGGACATCTGCTACACCACCTCCTCTGTCCCCCTCATTCTCGACAGCTTCCTGACCCCCAGGAAGAGCATCTCCTTCTCAGCCTGTGCCGTGCAGATGTTTCTCTCCTTTGCCATGGGAGCCACGGAGTGTGTGCTCCTGAGTATGATGGCGTTtgatcgctatgtggccatctgcaaccCCCTTAGGTACCCAGTGATCATGAGCAAGGCTGCCTATGTGCCCATGGCTGCTGGCTCCTGGGCAGGTGGTATCACCAACTCTATAGTACAGACATCTTTGGCAATGCGGTTGCCCTTCTGTGGGGACAATGTCATCAATCACTTCACCTGTGagatcctggctgtcctgaaactggcctGTGCCGACATCTCCATCAATGTCATCAGCATGGTTGTAGCCAACATGATCTTCTTGGCAATCCCAGTGCTCTTCATTTTTGTCTCCTATGTCTTCATCCTTTTGACCATCCTGAGGATCCCCTCtgctgaggggaggaggaaggccttctccacctgctcTGCCCACCTCACTGTGGTCATCGTCTTCTATGGGACCATCCTCTTCATGTATGGGAAGCCCAAGTCCAAAGACCCCCTGGGGGCGGACAAGCAGGACCTTGCAGACAAGCTCATCTCCCTCTTCTATGGGGTGGTGACCCCCATGCTGAACCCCatcatctacagcctgaggaacaaggaCGTGAGGGCTGCTGTGAGGAACCTGGTGACTCAGAAGCCCATAACTGAGTGA